The Candidatus Poribacteria bacterium genome includes a region encoding these proteins:
- a CDS encoding RDD family protein, with protein sequence MNEQVSVETPEQIDIEFQQAGIGSRFYAALIDTAVLTLISLVGYYVNRRFISELGDIVGNWLGALGGVIVFALFWGYYMVFEVTTNGQTLGKRVLGLRVIKEGGYPIGFADAAIRNLVRIVDFLPFFYAAGLLCMVINRKWQRLGDLAAGTLVIKTARTALKPTGAGSHAENASISIPPREFIYTAWIQPALVTETEMGVIREYLGRRATLPGPRRLELARVIANPIVERMGVPGFIGYDRFLEEVYMLQTYEELNHIETDS encoded by the coding sequence ATGAACGAACAGGTATCCGTGGAAACACCGGAACAGATTGATATAGAATTCCAGCAGGCAGGTATCGGTTCTCGTTTCTATGCGGCACTCATTGATACCGCGGTGCTTACGCTGATTTCACTCGTCGGATATTACGTCAACAGGCGGTTTATCTCCGAACTCGGGGATATTGTCGGTAATTGGCTCGGCGCGTTGGGCGGGGTTATCGTTTTCGCGCTGTTCTGGGGTTACTATATGGTGTTCGAGGTTACCACGAATGGTCAGACTCTTGGAAAACGCGTCCTCGGTTTACGTGTTATCAAGGAGGGTGGCTATCCGATCGGTTTTGCTGATGCTGCGATCCGTAATTTGGTGCGAATCGTCGATTTTCTTCCTTTCTTTTATGCCGCGGGTTTACTGTGTATGGTGATAAACAGGAAGTGGCAGCGATTGGGGGACCTCGCGGCGGGGACACTTGTCATTAAAACGGCACGGACAGCGTTAAAACCGACCGGTGCCGGTTCACACGCAGAGAACGCATCTATCAGCATTCCACCCCGAGAATTTATCTACACTGCGTGGATACAACCGGCGTTGGTGACGGAGACAGAGATGGGGGTGATTCGTGAATATCTTGGGCGTCGAGCAACGCTCCCGGGACCCCGTCGATTGGAACTCGCACGCGTCATCGCCAATCCTATCGTTGAAAGGATGGGCGTGCCTGGCTTTATTGGCTACGATAGGTTTTTGGAGGAGGTCTACATGCTACAAACCTACGAAGAACTGAATCATATTGAGACTGATAGTTAA
- a CDS encoding LamG domain-containing protein, protein MKVLGIFLLSLGGIVAFSAMSEAVREDDLALYLSFDEAKGDTAKDKSKHGNDGTLHKAKRVKGKIGQAIELEGAPGGWVEVPDSDSLDITDEITLMCWVYPTEFTNEWFRIIVKTWAGDTAPWMVYGFYEQGGSNGKTGFIISVNKGTEKRCGNGPSPQLPPEEWTHLAATYDGSQMKLYYDGEMKVEQDAKGKIDTNDVPVSVGRNSEGNREHYIGLIDEVAIWSVALDEDEINQAMDRVYAVEPEGKLPTRWGALKGGYLRVPKSFTPRGPNWQ, encoded by the coding sequence ATGAAGGTTTTGGGGATATTTCTCTTATCACTGGGGGGCATTGTCGCGTTCAGCGCGATGAGTGAGGCTGTTCGGGAAGACGATTTGGCACTCTACCTTTCCTTTGACGAAGCGAAAGGGGATACAGCCAAAGATAAGTCCAAACATGGAAATGATGGGACCCTTCACAAAGCAAAGCGAGTAAAGGGCAAAATTGGTCAGGCAATCGAGTTGGAGGGTGCACCCGGCGGTTGGGTGGAAGTACCAGATTCCGATTCCTTGGATATCACCGATGAAATCACCTTGATGTGTTGGGTGTATCCGACCGAGTTCACAAATGAGTGGTTCCGGATTATTGTGAAGACGTGGGCAGGCGATACCGCCCCGTGGATGGTCTATGGGTTCTATGAGCAGGGCGGATCTAACGGAAAGACGGGGTTTATTATCTCTGTTAATAAGGGAACGGAGAAGCGGTGCGGCAATGGTCCGAGTCCACAGTTACCGCCGGAAGAGTGGACGCATCTTGCGGCTACCTACGACGGAAGTCAGATGAAACTTTACTATGATGGTGAAATGAAAGTCGAACAGGATGCCAAGGGTAAGATTGATACAAACGATGTTCCTGTGTCGGTAGGTCGAAACAGTGAAGGGAATCGGGAACATTACATTGGACTCATCGATGAGGTCGCAATCTGGAGCGTTGCGCTTGATGAAGACGAAATCAATCAGGCAATGGATCGGGTTTATGCTGTCGAGCCAGAAGGCAAGTTACCCACGAGATGGGGCGCGCTAAAAGGCGGGTATCTGAGAGTGCCTAAATCGTTTACTCCAAGAGGACCGAATTGGCAGTAG